Proteins encoded together in one Planctomycetia bacterium window:
- a CDS encoding sigma-54 dependent transcriptional regulator: MSKTAAKAAPKPVTEPLTRSKVLIIDNDEPHALTMADGLERVGFDCTTATSGPEGLKQLERNEFDVIITDLVMNDVGGLEVLARAKDDQPDAEVILVTGHGTVPSAVEAMQQGAFNYLLKPLDINQLRAVTEKAAVAARLRRTNIELNRRLDEKFGFEGVVGTSTKMNDLIGLLKRVAPTNAAVLIQGETGTGKELVAQAIHHNSPRKNKPFVALNCAALSDTILESELFGHVAGAFTDARHDRIGKFEYANGGTLFLDEVGDMPMPTQIKLLRVLESSEITRVGSNEQVKVNVRIISATNRNLEQAIAAGTFRSDLYHRLKVVTIVLPRLVDRREDIPLLIEHFMKQFAKQHEKTVKSMSTAARRRMMAYDWPGNVRELRNAVERMIVVDMDGVLDVDDLPSELVDPATEETAGTTVEHPVGASPAGGVGLASLVGRPLEEIERMFITETLTAADGNREEAARMLAIGERTLYRKIKEYGL; this comes from the coding sequence ATGTCCAAGACCGCGGCCAAAGCCGCTCCCAAACCCGTCACCGAACCCCTCACGCGCAGCAAGGTGCTGATCATCGACAACGATGAGCCGCACGCCTTGACGATGGCCGACGGTCTCGAGCGGGTCGGCTTCGATTGCACCACGGCCACGAGCGGGCCCGAGGGGTTGAAGCAATTAGAGCGCAACGAGTTCGACGTCATCATTACCGACCTGGTGATGAACGACGTCGGTGGCTTGGAAGTCTTGGCCCGCGCGAAAGACGACCAGCCGGACGCGGAAGTCATTCTCGTAACCGGGCACGGCACCGTTCCTTCGGCCGTCGAAGCGATGCAGCAAGGGGCGTTCAATTACCTACTTAAGCCGCTGGATATCAACCAGCTGCGAGCCGTCACTGAGAAAGCGGCGGTCGCGGCTCGGCTGCGGCGGACGAATATCGAGCTCAATCGCCGGCTCGACGAGAAGTTCGGCTTCGAAGGGGTCGTCGGCACTAGTACGAAAATGAACGACCTGATCGGGTTGTTGAAACGGGTCGCTCCGACGAACGCCGCCGTGCTGATTCAAGGGGAGACGGGAACCGGCAAGGAACTCGTCGCCCAGGCGATTCATCACAACAGCCCGCGGAAAAACAAGCCGTTCGTGGCGCTGAACTGCGCTGCGCTCAGCGATACCATTCTCGAAAGCGAACTTTTCGGGCACGTCGCCGGTGCGTTTACCGACGCCCGGCACGACCGGATCGGCAAATTCGAATACGCCAACGGCGGCACTTTGTTTCTTGATGAAGTCGGCGACATGCCGATGCCGACGCAGATCAAATTGCTCCGCGTCTTGGAGAGCAGCGAGATTACGCGCGTCGGCTCGAATGAGCAAGTCAAAGTCAATGTGCGGATCATCTCGGCGACGAACCGCAATCTCGAACAAGCGATCGCGGCCGGGACGTTTCGGAGCGATCTCTATCATCGATTGAAAGTCGTCACGATCGTCTTGCCGCGGTTGGTCGATCGGCGGGAAGATATTCCGTTGTTGATCGAGCACTTCATGAAGCAGTTCGCGAAGCAGCACGAGAAGACGGTCAAGAGCATGTCGACCGCTGCTCGACGTAGGATGATGGCCTACGACTGGCCGGGGAACGTCCGCGAATTGCGCAACGCCGTCGAACGGATGATCGTCGTCGATATGGACGGCGTGCTCGACGTCGATGATCTGCCGAGTGAGCTCGTCGATCCGGCGACGGAAGAGACGGCCGGCACGACGGTCGAGCATCCCGTCGGTGCGTCTCCGGCCGGCGGTGTCGGACTGGCTTCGCTGGTCGGTCGCCCGCTGGAAGAGATCGAACGGATGTTCATCACCGAGACTCTCACCGCAGCCGACGGCAATCGCGAAGAAGCCGCCCGCATGCTCGCCATCGGCGAACGAACGCTGTATCGGAAGATCAAGGAATACGGGCTGTGA
- a CDS encoding sensor histidine kinase: MIDNGVRTEEDALRESHAEQYAQIARLTGSLAHEIKNPLSTIVLNMELLAEDFVDIQTPRDKRISAKIQMVQRECRRLQTILDDFLNFAKVRRLNFEPSDLNEELRKLLDFFRPKAEESRIEIVPYLRSDLPSVLLDREQFRGAMLNLILNAQQSMPGGGQLVVATDTTPRGVCLHLIDTGCGMDEKTLARIFEAFYSTKPGGTGLGLPMTGKVIEAHGGTVTCQSELGRGTRFTIELPMLRRLGEDSALHESTDAAPQEREV; this comes from the coding sequence ATGATCGACAACGGAGTACGCACCGAAGAAGACGCTCTACGCGAGAGCCATGCCGAGCAGTATGCGCAGATCGCGCGGCTCACCGGCTCGCTCGCTCATGAGATCAAGAATCCGTTGTCGACGATCGTGCTCAACATGGAGCTCTTGGCCGAAGACTTCGTAGACATTCAGACACCGCGCGATAAGCGGATCTCGGCGAAGATCCAAATGGTGCAGCGCGAATGTCGCCGGCTGCAAACGATCCTCGACGACTTCTTGAACTTCGCCAAGGTGCGCCGGCTCAACTTCGAGCCGAGCGACTTGAACGAAGAGCTTCGCAAACTGCTCGACTTCTTTCGCCCGAAAGCCGAAGAGAGCCGCATCGAAATCGTGCCGTACTTGCGTTCCGATTTGCCGAGCGTGCTGCTCGATCGCGAGCAGTTTCGTGGGGCGATGCTCAATCTCATTCTCAACGCGCAGCAGTCGATGCCCGGCGGCGGGCAACTCGTCGTCGCGACCGACACGACGCCGCGCGGAGTTTGTCTGCATCTCATCGACACCGGTTGTGGGATGGACGAAAAGACCCTGGCCCGCATCTTCGAGGCGTTCTATTCGACGAAGCCCGGCGGCACGGGCCTCGGCCTGCCGATGACGGGCAAAGTGATCGAGGCGCACGGCGGAACGGTTACCTGTCAAAGCGAGCTCGGCCGTGGAACTCGCTTTACGATCGAGCTGCCGATGCTTCGGCGCTTGGGCGAAGACTCGGCGTTGCACGAATCGACGGATGCCGCGCCGCAGGAACGCGAAGTTTAA